The Oceanisphaera avium genome includes a region encoding these proteins:
- a CDS encoding efflux RND transporter permease subunit has protein sequence MKISDLSIARPVLATVVSLMLCVFGLISFLELPLREMPDTTSPVVTVRTSYTGASAAVLEVQVTKRLEDELSGISDVKYISSSTSDGSSSITIEFDPNRDLDSAASDVREAVARASRKLPDDADAPIVTKDTGRNDVILWITLRSTGMSPLAMGDYAENVLADRFSLLDGVSSVVVGGRKERVMNVRLDPIAMAARGVTVSDIRAALRSQNVELPAGMLENSQQNYATRIQRSYEEAINFQHLTIRSIDSHSRVYLSDVAQVWEGEKPENTLFRSNGQNVVGLGIVKQSQANTLDVVNEVKKAISAQQPFLPEGTELTWTFDSSVFIDSAISEVYQTLLITVSLVVLVIYIFLGQVRATLIPAITVPVSLISAFIAAYALGYSVNLITLMALIMAIGLVVDDAIVVLENIYHHLERGRSPLAAAYYGTREVGFAVIATTLTLVAVFVPIVFMGGIIGRIFTEFAVLLSAAVVFSSIVALTLSPVMSAKILKAHQMPSSLTRYFNTGFVKLERGYQRLLSKGRGRPWWAPIVMVIAVGLTTWLLTQIPQSLTPKEDRGSVFIMVRGAEGASFDRMSLAMGEIEQRLNPLLEEGIATNLTVRTPGFGGGVNSGMVIMSLESWSQRSVPAEQIVNRIRGLTAEVADVLVIPILPSSIRGGSSTPVEFVLTGSDYEELYSWAEQLRALARDNPGLSDLELDYAQTKPELLVDVDQVRAAKLGISVTDVADSLNVMLAGQAITTYERQGEEYDVFLKGQQDGFKQLSDLGGIYLRSGQGEVIALDNLVSLNEQGTSASLNHYNRKKAITLSANLVGNYSLGEALDYLDKLVREHLPDNAVADYKGESLEYKNNQSDVAFVFGLALVVVFLILAAQFESFIHPFIVLLTVPLGLVGGLLGLYLAGMSLNAYSQIAMVMLIGLVTKNGILIVEFANQLRDRGVAFDDAIVEASVRRLRPILMTAFTTIIGAIPLILASGAGAESRQTIGVVVFAGVSLATLLTLFIVPAMYRLLARGTQSPEHQARLLSVALKEAGTDE, from the coding sequence ATGAAGATCTCTGATCTCTCCATTGCCAGACCCGTGCTGGCGACGGTAGTAAGCTTAATGCTGTGCGTATTTGGCTTAATTTCATTTTTAGAACTGCCGCTTCGTGAGATGCCAGATACTACCTCGCCGGTAGTAACGGTGCGCACCAGCTATACCGGCGCCAGTGCTGCCGTGCTAGAAGTGCAAGTGACCAAGCGCTTAGAAGATGAGTTATCCGGCATTAGTGATGTGAAATATATTAGCTCGAGTACCAGTGATGGTAGCTCGAGCATTACCATTGAGTTTGACCCTAACCGTGATCTTGATAGTGCGGCCAGTGATGTGCGAGAAGCCGTGGCTCGCGCTTCTCGAAAGCTGCCTGATGACGCAGATGCCCCCATTGTCACTAAAGATACGGGGCGCAACGATGTTATTTTGTGGATAACGCTACGCTCCACTGGCATGTCGCCGTTGGCCATGGGCGATTATGCAGAAAATGTATTAGCGGATCGCTTTAGCTTGCTCGATGGTGTGAGCTCAGTGGTGGTAGGCGGGCGAAAAGAGCGGGTAATGAATGTGCGCCTCGACCCCATCGCTATGGCGGCGCGCGGGGTGACGGTCAGTGATATTCGCGCCGCACTGCGCTCGCAAAACGTCGAGCTGCCAGCGGGTATGTTAGAAAATAGCCAGCAAAATTACGCCACTCGTATTCAGCGCAGCTATGAAGAAGCCATTAATTTTCAACACTTAACCATACGAAGCATCGATAGTCATAGTCGCGTTTATTTATCGGATGTGGCTCAAGTGTGGGAGGGAGAAAAGCCCGAAAACACCCTGTTTCGCTCTAACGGTCAAAATGTGGTGGGACTTGGCATCGTTAAGCAAAGCCAAGCGAATACCTTAGATGTGGTTAATGAAGTTAAAAAGGCGATTAGCGCCCAACAACCCTTCTTACCAGAGGGCACTGAGCTCACTTGGACCTTTGATAGCTCGGTATTTATCGACAGCGCCATTAGTGAGGTATACCAAACGCTGTTGATCACCGTCAGCTTAGTCGTGTTAGTGATTTATATATTCTTAGGCCAAGTGCGCGCCACGCTTATTCCTGCGATTACGGTGCCGGTGTCTTTGATCAGTGCTTTTATTGCCGCTTATGCGCTGGGTTATTCGGTGAATCTTATTACGCTGATGGCGTTGATTATGGCCATTGGTTTGGTGGTGGACGATGCCATTGTGGTGTTAGAAAATATTTATCACCATCTGGAGCGGGGGCGCTCGCCACTGGCCGCCGCCTATTATGGCACCCGTGAGGTAGGGTTTGCGGTCATTGCCACCACCCTCACTTTAGTGGCGGTATTTGTGCCCATCGTCTTTATGGGCGGCATTATCGGACGAATTTTTACCGAGTTTGCGGTGTTATTGTCGGCTGCGGTGGTGTTTTCTTCCATAGTGGCGCTGACGTTAAGCCCAGTGATGAGCGCTAAAATATTAAAAGCCCACCAAATGCCTAGCTCCTTAACGCGATATTTTAATACAGGCTTTGTTAAGTTAGAGCGTGGTTATCAGCGCTTGCTAAGTAAAGGGCGAGGTCGTCCTTGGTGGGCGCCAATAGTCATGGTAATAGCGGTGGGGCTGACCACTTGGTTACTAACGCAAATACCCCAAAGCTTAACGCCTAAAGAAGACCGAGGCTCGGTATTTATCATGGTGCGCGGCGCTGAAGGAGCCAGCTTCGATCGCATGAGCTTGGCCATGGGCGAAATTGAGCAACGATTAAATCCCTTACTGGAAGAGGGCATTGCTACTAATTTAACGGTGCGTACCCCAGGCTTTGGTGGTGGGGTAAACAGCGGCATGGTGATTATGAGCTTAGAAAGTTGGAGCCAACGTAGCGTACCCGCCGAGCAGATAGTCAATCGGATTCGCGGGCTAACGGCGGAGGTAGCAGATGTGTTGGTGATCCCTATTTTACCCTCATCAATTCGAGGCGGCTCTAGCACGCCGGTGGAGTTTGTACTTACTGGTAGCGATTATGAGGAGCTGTATAGCTGGGCGGAGCAGCTGCGTGCTTTGGCGCGAGATAATCCAGGTTTAAGCGATTTAGAGCTCGATTATGCCCAAACTAAACCCGAGCTATTAGTGGACGTGGATCAAGTACGCGCCGCTAAGCTGGGAATTTCAGTCACCGACGTGGCCGATAGTTTAAATGTGATGTTAGCCGGGCAAGCCATTACCACCTATGAGCGCCAAGGTGAAGAATACGATGTGTTCTTAAAAGGCCAGCAAGATGGCTTCAAGCAACTGAGTGACTTGGGCGGCATTTATTTGCGCAGTGGCCAAGGAGAGGTGATCGCCCTAGATAATTTAGTGAGCTTAAATGAGCAAGGCACGTCAGCGTCACTTAACCATTACAATCGTAAAAAAGCCATCACGCTGAGTGCCAACTTAGTCGGTAATTATAGCTTAGGTGAGGCGCTGGATTACTTAGATAAGCTGGTGCGTGAGCATTTGCCCGATAATGCAGTGGCCGATTATAAAGGCGAGTCATTAGAATATAAAAATAACCAAAGTGATGTGGCTTTTGTGTTTGGCTTGGCACTGGTCGTGGTGTTCTTAATTTTAGCGGCGCAATTTGAAAGCTTTATTCATCCCTTTATTGTGTTGCTAACAGTACCACTTGGCTTAGTAGGCGGCTTATTAGGCTTATATCTGGCTGGTATGAGCTTAAATGCCTATAGCCAAATTGCCATGGTGATGTTGATAGGCTTAGTGACTAAAAACGGCATCTTAATAGTGGAGTTTGCTAACCAATTGCGCGATCGCGGAGTGGCTTTTGATGACGCCATTGTGGAAGCGTCGGTGCGTCGGTTACGCCCTATTTTAATGACCGCTTTCACCACTATTATTGGGGCTATTCCGCTTATTTTAGCCAGTGGCGCTGGCGCAGAAAGCCGCCAAACTATTGGTGTGGTAGTGTTTGCCGGTGTGTCTTTAGCGACCTTACTCACCTTATTTATTGTCCCTGCTATGTATCGCTTATTAGCACGCGGCACGCAATCGCCAGAGCATCAAGCACGCTTGCTCTCTGTGGCACTTAAGGAGGCGGGGACGGACGAATAG
- a CDS encoding VC2046/SO_2500 family protein, translating to MLTETHNSLLVNDSQLGDRLNHAVADGRRSDFGLLLAMLSDDARDLPRIEADKDEQGQINWRQYFELPNAEPLYAEEQDTIRAPQLSALANELQQDSLRLMLAMRAEPLRVDHAALPYEVNSNLSPRTQARFAGEQLNRALPQDASRMLDIIESVKAMA from the coding sequence ATGCTGACAGAAACCCATAACTCGCTACTCGTTAACGACAGTCAACTCGGAGACCGCCTTAACCATGCGGTTGCCGATGGCCGTCGTAGCGATTTTGGCTTGTTATTGGCCATGCTGTCAGATGATGCGCGCGACTTACCTCGCATTGAAGCGGATAAAGATGAACAAGGCCAAATTAATTGGCGCCAGTATTTTGAGCTGCCTAACGCTGAGCCTCTTTATGCCGAAGAACAAGACACTATTAGAGCGCCGCAATTATCGGCGCTTGCCAATGAGCTGCAACAAGACAGCCTGCGCTTAATGCTAGCGATGCGCGCCGAGCCGCTGCGCGTCGATCACGCTGCGCTGCCTTATGAAGTAAACAGCAACTTAAGCCCTCGCACTCAAGCTCGCTTTGCCGGTGAACAACTTAACCGCGCCCTCCCCCAAGACGCCAGCCGCATGCTAGACATCATAGAGTCAGTGAAAGCGATGGCCTAG